In Mustela nigripes isolate SB6536 chromosome 9, MUSNIG.SB6536, whole genome shotgun sequence, the sequence TTTGGAAAAGTCAGTATAGAAACGGAAGATGCAGCTCTCAGACAACAGAAGTgagcctggaggagggggagaatctGGTTTCCAGAATTAGCACATTGTCATCCTCAGTATCCAGTTCCCAGCACGTTATAAAACGCACAGAGAAATAGGAAGACCGTGCTGCCACGTAGGAAAAAAGAACTTGGCAGACTTCCCTGATGAAGTTCGTGCATCGAAGTTACTAGTCAAAGACATTAAGTTGACTGCCTTAAATATGCTTGGTGAGCTAAAGGAAACCACAGAcagctaaaacaaaaaacaaaacaaaaccccaaaggaACTCTATGATGTAAGAACAAATAGGAAACGTAATATTGAGAAGTTATGAAAAGGAACCACATAGAAATTCTGAAGCTATGAGGCACCTGGGGGCGCTCAGatggttgagggtctgccttcagctgaggtcatgatctccaggtcctgggatcatgccccatatcaggctcccagcgcagtggagagtctgcttctttctttccctctgcctctccccctgcttgtgtgctctccctggctctctaatgaataaataaaatcttttgaaaaaaaaatcctctggaCAGtacaataattgaaatgaaaaaactcaccagaaaaaatgaaaagaactcaCCAGAGTGGTTCAATGGCAGATTTgcacaggcagaagaaagaatcagtgaacttgaagataagGCTGGCGTCATTACTCTCCCTGAagagcacaaaggaaaaagaatgaggaaaaatgaaCAGTCCCCTCCAGGAGCTGGGTGACATCAACAAATGAACAGCATCCGATACCGAGagacccagaagaagagagaaaggagcagagagattATTTGAAGTAAagatggctgaaaacttcccagtTCTGATGAAAGACTACATCTACACATGAAGACGGTCAATGGACTTCAAGCAAAAAAAACTCAAAGGGACCCACTATCTCTTCAGGGTGAAGGAGAATGAGGACATTCCCAGATAAAAGAAGTTAAGGTTTTGTTATCAGTAGACCTGCCTACAAGAAATCCTACACGCAAACCCTTCAGGCTGAATGAGAGAACACTAGACAGTAACTGAAAGCCATAGGGAAAGTAAAGAGCTCAAGAGAGGTAAGTAATAGATCACTTAAAAAGCCTGTATCATTTCACTTTAGGTGCATAGCTCCTTTTTTCTATgtaatataaaaagcaaatttatgaAACTGTAAATCTGTTAATGGGAACAGGATACATAAAGAAAGTGGGGCTGGGAATTCACAAGAGCTGAGTGTATACTACTGAATAAACTTGAATTACCAAACTAGGTTGCTCTAAGTTTAAGATGTTAATTGCAATCCCAAAGGTAAccgataaaatctttttttagaaatacatacaaaAGGGTGGAAGGGAATCAAAAGGGTGCACTATAAAATAATCAGCTAAATCCATAAAAAGCAGGAAtggaaaaattgaacagaaaataTATAGGACATGCGGAAAACAAGTAGCTAATGGAAGAAGGAAGTCGTcagtaattaaatataaatgggttAAAGGTTCCACATAAAAGGCTGAGTTTggcaaatggattaaaaaaacatattctaCCAATATGCTGTATTCAAACAGACTCGCTTTGGTTTGGGGGAGTTTTTTcttaagatactatttatttacttacttgtttgtttgtttgtttaagagaaagagctcaagcagcgaggagagggagacgcaggcttccgatgagtaggaagcctgacgtggggctccagccctggacccctggatcatgacctgagccaaaggcagatgctttttttttttttttaagagagaattcTCAgtgtttatgttttttgttttttgttttttttaagattttatttatttatctgacagttcacaagtaggcagagagagagacgaggaagcaggctccccattgagcagagagcccaatgcggggcttgatgtcaggaccctgggatcatgacctgagctggaggcagaggctttaaacccactgagcccccaaagAGACTCCCTTTGAGAGAAATCTGGAAAAAGGTTGAAAAtcaaaggatgggaaaagatattccacCAGAACAGTAAACAGCCGGGGCAGCTCTATTATCTGACAACATTGATTTTAAGTCAAAAAGCTAACAAGAGACAAAGTCAGTATGCCCTGATAAAAATTTccattcatcaagaaaaaaataacagttgtAAACCTCCATCCCTAAAGCAAAACCTGACATCTTTTTAAAGGGAGTCGGAGACTTGACTACGAGACTTGAACAATGGCTGGGGGAGTCTGGGTGGACGATGGCTCGGGACAGAGGACTGAAACCGCACCCGGTCAGACCCGGCGCACAGAAGCGGAGGCCTTCGCCACGGCAGCCCGGCACAGCTTCTCAAGGGCACGTGGGACATTCCCCAGGACACGCCATCTGTGAGGCCACGAAACAAGTCCTAATAAATGGTAAAGAATGAAACACGCGAGTATCTTTTCCAGTCAGGTGGGATAGAAGCAGAaggcaagggcgcctgggtggctcagccgttaagcgtctgccttcggctccggtcgtgatcccggggtcctgggatcgagccccgcgtcgggttccctgctcagcggggagcctgcttccccctctccccacccccgcgcactatctcactctctctctctgtcaaatacaaaaaaaagcagcagcagcagaaggaaaaggtggAAGGAACACGGGCTACTCAGAAGAACGTGGAAATGAAGGAGCATAATAACCCgggggtcaaagaagaaatcacgaAGGAGGTCGGAGAATAACTTGACACAAGTGGAAACAAAAACGCAACGTGCTGTAAGTTTCGGGACACAGCGGAAGCAGGGCTAACAGCAGAATTTCTAGCAGCCGATGCCTATATTACAGAAGACGGAAGATTTGAAGTCAGTAACCGAACGGTAACACttgaaggaactagaaaaagaaccaCCAAAGCCGACACACCTTTTAGCGAGACCGACCGAGGGGAAGTGTGGCGCGGGAATCTGCCGTGAAAGCGGGAACAATCAACTGCACAGAACAAGAGGGTTGTGAGGAAGTGCTGCGGTAACCGTATGACAGCGGTGACcgtgtgacacagagacacacgcTGGAAACGGCTCCAGCCGTCGGGAGGGCTGGCGTTGTGACGCGCCgcaacacggatggaccttggAAACACGGCGGCCCCACTTCAGGTATATCTAGAAATATCTAGAGCAGGCCAACTGAGGGGCACAGAAAGTAGAAGAGACtaccaggtgggggaggggagaacggAGAACGGGGTGTTATTGATTAATGGGTACAAAGTTTCTGTCGGGGGTGACGACAAAGTTCTGGAACTCGGTATGTGATGTTTGCACAACAGTGCTAACGGCACTAATGTCACTGAATCGTGTCTTAGAAGTAGTTAAATTGGCATgttttatgttgtatatattttatgctgttttttttttaatttgacagagagagatcacaagcaggcagagaggcaggcagagagaggaagggaagcaggtccctgctgagcagagagccccgacgtggggctcgatcccaggaccccaggatcatgaccttagccgaaggcagaggcttaacccactgagccacccaggcgcccctatgctgttttttttttttttttaagattttatttatttatttgacagacagagatcacaagcaggcagagaggcaggcagagagggagaggaggaagcaggctccccgctgagcagagagcccaatgcggggctcaatcccaggaccctgagatcatgacctgagccgaaggcagaggctttaacccactgagccacccaggcgccccttttgggCTTTTTAAACAATAACGTTTGCAAGGACCATTTCCTGACCCAGTGCGGCAGCtgcctttctttgctttcttagcTTCCGAGGAAGAGGGAGCattttctgcttgttttattGGGGTTTAGGATGAGGAATTTATGATCAGTTAGGAACTTAGAGGTTTCAGGGTTAGATTTGAATTCCATCAGCATTAAGTAGCGGGGGTGGGGATTAGGATTGTAAACAGATCAAAACGTGCCACGTGGCAGGGAAAAGGCCAGGGGGAGGTTATTAGCCAGTGGACTATGGTCGAGCAGGACTTGGCGTCCTAAGTTCTCTCTAGGGGCCCATGGTCAGCCCTTTACCTGAACTGGAAACCTCCGTCCGTAGACCGTCTTCTGAGCTTGCTTTGAATCCAAGGGAAAGATTACAAACCAGACTTAAGGCTTCAGCTGAGCCTTATTCCTTAAGCACTTCTTCTACCTGTGACCTAGGATTTCCACCTTCCTGCAACTCTTCATATAATTGATTTTGCCCAGAAACACTTCCGAAGCCCCTACCCTGCCCACCTCTCTTGGCCAGGCACACGGTCTGAAGTCCACCAGATCGGGCAATCACCAGCTTGTGGCCTCAGTCTTGTTGGTACCTACTTGTCCTAAAAGACAGCTGGGCCAGAGCCCCTTAGAGCTTCCAGCCCCCTAGGATGGCCATGCTCTCTGCCCAGGTCTGTGATTTGGTTATGTCACAGAGGAAGTGGGTGGTTCGAAACTTTCCTGCAGGGAGGGTTGAAAaatgaggcaggggagggagggggaggagtcgCACCAAGACTGCCAACCCAAGGACACGGTGAGACTTGTCACCAGGGTGGTAAACAGGGGCTGTCCTCAGCTTCCCCGGCTGTCCTCCTTGGGCATCACCATTAAAGGTTAACATAAAGGGTTAACTCCTGGCCCCCTGGAggtgggcggcgggggggggggggggccctccaGGACCCTGGACAGCTGCCAGCCTGCCCCTCAACtgtgctgggggttggggtgcGGCTTTCACTCGGCTTTTCCTCCATATGGTCCaggactgtaaatgtattttctctgccttatgagtttctttctttcttttcttttctttttttttttttttaagattttatttatttatttgacagacagagatcacaagtaggcggagagacaggcagacagagaggaagggaagcaggctccctgctgagcagagagcccgatgtggggcttgatcccaggaccctgggatcatgacctgagtcgaaggcagaggctttaacccactgagccacccaggcacccctgcctcatgagtttcttaatattctcttttctcttgcttactTATTGTAAGAAGATAAGGTATAATACAAACACAAAGTATGCGTTAATCGTTGGTGCTACCTAtgaggcttctagtcaacagtagggGTGTTAGCTGTTACATTTTTGGGGAGTCAAACATTATATGTGGATTTCtgatggtggaggtgggggtcggctcacccaacccccatgCTGTTCAGGGACCAGCTGTATTTTCAACCTCATGCTCTGGCTATGGGCTGTAAAAAGGTAAAAGCCCGAGGAATTGTGGGATGACCCGACAGCGGCAGGTGTCCCCCAGGCCCGCAGACATCCAGCAAGGCTGCCTTAACCAGAGAGGCCTTTTCCGTGCAGCCTAGGGGGCTGGGCATAGCCCGGATCCCAGTGCCCCCAGCCGTTCTGACGCAGCCCAGCCTTCCCGGGATGCGATTTTCTGAATGACAGGCAGGCACAGCTGCGCTTTCCCCCAGTAAGGGCTGGAAGTGCCCGTCCCAGGGCCAGTCTGGGGCGGGTCGGAGGCCATGGGGTGTGAGGTTTCTCTTGCAGTGCCAGGAGGCTCCTGAGAGCAGGCAGAAACACTTAGAGAAGTCGTGTGCGAACTACTGTGGCAGGGGAGGGACCCGCTGTTGGATCCTTGTGCTTCTGTTGGCCAAGAGCAGGGACAGTCACCAGGAAAAGGCCCACACCGCCACAAGGGCCCATCCCCTCAGTCTGTGACAAGGAATCCCCTCTTCACCCCCGAGAGCCCTCGACTAAGCCAGGAAGCCCAGCATAGCCACAGCAGTCCCATGCCAGCCTGATTGTACCCTCCATCTTGGGGGGACGGGTTTGCCCCCTGTGCAGCTCTGCTGCATGGCGGCCACAGGGCTCAGTTCCCCAGACCTCAGTCTTCCATCTGTGGCTAGAGAGGAAAAGTGTGCTGGCTGCCTCGAGGGGGCTGCTgtctccagccccaccccccaccgccaggCAGAGCCGCTCGGGACTCCAGAATCTTCTCTCCTTTGAGCCCTCAGCACAGCCTCACAGAGTCGAAAGAATGGGTGAGGGGTGGGAAAGACACCCCCCAACATCGTTTCGAGCACTAACTTTGGAGTTTCATGATCCGAGGTGTATGACCCCCTCTTGGTGTCCCCGACCCCTCACCGTGGCCATGGTGACCTCAGGCTGCTTAAGTTCGCCACCCAGTGAAGGATGCCCAGACTCCCAGATGTGGgaatgaccctgaccctgacctccGCCTCCCGCCCCCAACTCTGCCAGAGCCACCCAATGGCCAATCCTCTTGCAACTTTTGCTTCTGACCTTCCAGTAGGAAGCTCTGTTCTCTCTTCAACTTGCATCCAGCTAGAAGCAGAGTCCATTCTTCCTCCCAGGCCAGGGGCCCAGACCCCAGTTAGAACAGGGAGGTCCCTGCCGAGCCCCAGAGGAGCTGGTGCTGCCGGACCTCACCAGTCCAGGGGAGGCAACAGCCCCCAGAGCCCAGGTCCTCTCACCTGTGGCCACTGCGCACCGTGACCCCCGGGGaagcagcagcccagggtgggggaCCCACACCTGCAGCCCGGTCCTGCTCGGACACTTCACGTCTTCAAACCTGTCTCCTCCCCTCTAGAGGGAGGGTCGTTCTCCAGATTTCCTGGAGCTTGAAGACTGATGGACCCCAGGGTAAGGCCACCGGCCCAGCGTCTGGGCCTGAGCCTGAGAGCCCCGCTTCCTCCAGCTGGGGCCTTGGGAGCAAAGGAAGAtgccagacagacagacagatgaagCTTTATTCGGGAGGAgctctggaggggaggtgggcccCCGGGGTCTCACCCTATGGCTTCTTAGGGCTGAGGACATTAGAAGCCGATGACTACAGGCATCTGAGCTCCCTCAGAGTCCCCAGAGGGGGGTGCCGGGGCAGCCTCCGAATCCCCAGAGGGGGGAGCAGGGGCGGCCTCAGAGTCCCCGTTGTGGGGAGCGGGGGCGGCCTCAGAGTCCCCGTTGGGGGGAGCAGGGACGGCCTCAGAGTCCCCAGAGGGGGGAGCAGGGGCGGCCTCAGAGTCCCCCGAGGGGGGTGCGGGGACGGCCCCGTTTCCGCTCACTGTGGGCAGGGCCTCGTAGGTCAAGGTCCAGTAGCGCAGGTAGCTGGCCCTCAGGTGCTGCTTCATGGAGTGGCCGTCCATCTTCTTGGTGATCTCCAGGTAGTTGCCACTTTCTATGCTGTAGGGATCCCAGTGCGTGGGCACAGCCGAGTGTCCTATGTTGGGGTCCCTGTAGGCAGGAAaaaggctgggtgggggtggggacttaCAGGAGGCTGGAGACCTGTGTTCCTAGCCCACCTGGGCCCTGGCTTGCCTGGAcagcacccccccgcccccgctctaCACCGCCCTTACCTTCGGGGCCCCTCGCAGTCTGGCGCCTTGGCACTGGCTGGGGACGTGGAGCCCCAGGCTGtactgatcccagggccccgggcaGTACCCCGGCttcacagacagacagaggtaCCGAGGTTGGAGGAGCTTATGTGGAAGTGAGGGAACAGAGACTAGAACCCAGGCCCTCAGGGCCAGGTGgcaggggctctgggctcagcctcACTGCTGCCTTACCCAGTTCTGGCAAAGTTGGTCCAGTAGGCAATCATGGTCTTGGAGACCGTCCTGTCTTGGGTCCGGTAGCCTAGGGGGGTGGCGAAGGGCTTCCCAAAGACATACTGGAGGTCATCTGCGTGGTCAGCCCCCACCCATTTGGGGTAGGTGGGCATCCGAGAGGGGTGGGAGAACATGTAGGTGTAGGTTTTGGCGCtcctgaggagggaagggagagcacCCCCGTTGGCAAGGTGCTCACCTGGGGCCACCCAGCGCAGGGGTGGGCTCCGGAGGGAGCAtggggggagcagggaagggtcTGGGGAATTCCCACAAGCCTCATGAAGAAGCTGGGATGCTGACACTTGGGAAAGGGAAAGCCGTGGGCCAAAGCCACAGATTCGGGGCATCTACGATTTCAGTTGTGTTGATAATTCACCTCCACAAAACCCACTAAGGCAGCTTTCTCCTGTAATTCAGTATCAAGAAAGATCTTTTTTGCCCTGCAAGTGAATTTGTATCTTAATTTAATTGAACAAGCTATATACCCTCAGATGTTTCCCTTTTTGACTTGACTGACAGGAAGCTCAGAGCTACATTTACTGCTTAGCTGCTGCGAAACTTTCTCTAGATGCCGGGTATATTGtcttcttactttttaaacattcttaacttttgtttaatttcattgGCTATTATCATATAGAGATTTTTAATGTGGTCCCAGGCCAAAGTTATTTTGAAAGTAGGTCAAGTTGAAACCCACAACAGAGACCATCATCATCCTGGGTTCTTTCCTTCCATGCAGCACGAGGGGAAGGTCGACCAGCTCAAGAACTTTTCAGTGGGAGGGACTGTGGAGTGAGAGAGGGCACTGGGTGCCGGGCTGGCCAGAGGATCGCAGGGGGGTGTTGCAAAGCCCCCTGAGgctgggaggtagggaggggccCTCTCAGGTCTCGTCAGGCCTGGACAAAGCAGGTGGCACAGGCCCAGGTGGGGACCCAAGCCCGGCTTTCCCAGGCCTCGAAGACACCCATGAGCCACCCTCCCAAGAGGCCTGAGGGCTCCGGTGCTCCATCCCAGGTGGGTGGGCCTCCCCAGGGGGCCTCCCCGCCCAGGTCCTCACTTGGcattggctctgtgctgggccacAGCAATCTCGGTGGGCACCAGGAAGAGGATGTCAGTCTCCAAGTCCACCACGGTCTTCTTCTTGGTCTCTTGGGATGCGTCGAGGGCCCAGGACTCAGTGTAGATGTCAAAGGTGGTGTTGGCACCCCTAAGCCCCTTGGTGATGGTGAGCCCGCTGACCAGCTTGTAGAAGTCCTCTCTGCAGGGACCATGCCAGCATTGGCCCCTCTACCCAGTGCCAGTGGGAGGGTATCTGCACCCCCACCCAGCAGAGGGCCACAGGCAGCCCCCCCAACCCGGGTCTGACCTTTGTCAGCCACCCCTGGGCACTGCCCCCCAGGCCCCGCACCCACTGCTTACTCCGTGACCTCCTGGTTGTTCTTGTCGATGGCGGGCACGTcgatgctggcaaagatgtggccGTCCATGTTGTTGGTGCCCGCTATGTAGTCAACGTCGGCCGTGTTGGCGTACAGGGTGACGGGGTCATCGGGGATGAAGTCTCCGTCGATGACAGGGAGGAAGCCCAGGTAGTGCAGCATGGGATCTGCGTGGGAGAGAGGCGGGCTCTGACACGTCCTGTACCCAGACTTGACCCCAGCCCGACCTCCTGCCTCCTCTGATCCAGACCCGGCTTCTCCAGCCTCAGCACCGCCGACATTAAGGGCGGGATAATCCGAGGTCCAGCGCCTTGCAGGATGTCCAGCCGCATCCCTCAACCCGTGGGATGCCTGTGGCACCCCTTCTGCAGTCGTGACAACCAAAACTGTCTCCCAACACGGTCATGCGTGCCCTGGAGCAGAACTGCCCGCCCGGGCAGAACACCACCGGTCTAGAGCCCAAGGCTgtcctccctcagcctctgggaggaagatggggaaggAATTGAGACGACTGATGATGAAAGAGGCTCACCCCCTCTCGGGGCTGGGTTCCAGCATGTGCGCCAGAAACTGCGAGGTCCTCATTGTCCTGCAGACCCCCTGAGCTGGCCCCAAAAGGACTGCAGAGCTGGCTCAGGGCACGTGGAGGCAGCGGCCTTCAGGAGGCCCAGGCCGGCTGCTTTTCCTCCCAGTGCACACCAGAGGGAACGACTGGTTGGCAGGTGGGGCCACGTGTTTGCTTTGCGTCCGCTTTGCTCAGAACACTGTTGGTTAATTGGCATCAGGTCAAGACGCAAATGATGGGGTCTCTTAGCACGGGAAGGGTGAGCAAGGGCTAATCCCAGCCCACTGGGCTGTTGGGGTCCCCGGCGTTCGGGCCCagaggagcagagctgggaggacCAGAGGCTCCTGTGGGTGCTTGGTGGGTGTGTGCAGACGGCACGAGTGGCAGGGAGAACAAATGACCGTCTAGGACAAagcctcttggttttgggtccATGAGTCTCCCTAAAATTGTCTCCAAATGACTGCGGATGTGTGCCTCGTCGGGGGGCGGAGCCCATGCGATCATCTGCTTCTCAAAGGGTCATGACCCACTGGGGTACAGAGGAAGAATGTCTCCGCTCCTTACAGCCGGCCGACTGAGCCTGCGAGGGTGCTGGGGCAGCACGCTGCCGCGGGAGGCCAGCCGTCGCGGCCAGGCCAGCCTCACAGCCGGCggcccctctctcctccaggaGCATGGCCGTCGCCGACCCCGAGCCCCCCGGGCCCCGCCCAGCAGCCTCCACTCACACTCCATGCCGGCCAGGGGCATCTTGTAGGCCAGCGTCAGGGCGCGGGGGTCGGTAACCTTCAGACACTTGGCCATCCTGGCGGTATCGTCCAAGGGGCAGCCCACCTTCTCAGCGATCTGGAGTCGGGGGTAGGCAGGGGGGTGAGGCCAGTGCCCTGGGCAGAGGGTGCTGCAGTCCAGGACagagtggagaggagggaggcccctcccctgcccaccgcAGCTCCGTCTTACCCTTTTGGCCCAGAAGAGGGGGTTCTTCTGGATGGCCCACGGGCACAGGGCCACGCCACTCTGGCTGATGGCTCGGCGGATGAGGCCCTTGTTGTAGGGAGAGAGGGTCTGCAGCACACACAGGTCCCGTCACCAAGGCCTCACGCCACCTGCCCACCCCAGGCTCAGCCAAGGACACCCCACGCATCAGTTCCaggccctctcctccctgcccccagtggctccctcccacaccctccgGGGCAGGTCCCACCTCCGGGGGCCCCCAGACCTGTAGAGAAACGCTGGCGCCTCCAGCTGACTCCCCAAAGATAGTGATGTTGTCGGGGTCCCCCCCGAAGGCTGCGATGTTCCTCTTCACCCAAGCGATGGCCATGTGCTGATCCCGAAGGCCAAAGTTACCTGGGGGCAGCGTGGGAGAGGGGCCTCCGTCAGGGACCCGTGGCTGGGTCTGGGGGTGCCAGGGCCTGGCCCACA encodes:
- the CEL gene encoding bile salt-activated lipase; the protein is MGHLGLVVLGLTCCWATVSAAKLGAVYTEGGFVEGVNKKLGLFGDYVDIFKGIPFAAPPKALENPQRHPGWQGTLKAKDFKKRCLQATITQDNTYGAEDCLYLNIWVPQGKKEVSRNLPVMIWIYGGAFLMGSGHGANFLSNYLYDGEEIATRGNVIVVTFNYRVGPLGFLSTGDANLPGNFGLRDQHMAIAWVKRNIAAFGGDPDNITIFGESAGGASVSLQTLSPYNKGLIRRAISQSGVALCPWAIQKNPLFWAKRIAEKVGCPLDDTARMAKCLKVTDPRALTLAYKMPLAGMEYPMLHYLGFLPVIDGDFIPDDPVTLYANTADVDYIAGTNNMDGHIFASIDVPAIDKNNQEVTEEDFYKLVSGLTITKGLRGANTTFDIYTESWALDASQETKKKTVVDLETDILFLVPTEIAVAQHRANAKSAKTYTYMFSHPSRMPTYPKWVGADHADDLQYVFGKPFATPLGYRTQDRTVSKTMIAYWTNFARTGDPNIGHSAVPTHWDPYSIESGNYLEITKKMDGHSMKQHLRASYLRYWTLTYEALPTVSGNGAVPAPPSGDSEAAPAPPSGDSEAVPAPPNGDSEAAPAPHNGDSEAAPAPPSGDSEAAPAPPSGDSEGAQMPVVIGF